A single genomic interval of Rhizobium leguminosarum bv. trifolii WSM1325 harbors:
- a CDS encoding phasin family protein (TIGRFAM: phasin family protein~KEGG: rec:RHECIAT_CH0001998 hypothetical protein): MFNFEDANKKSKEAVDTALKTYTDTSKGFQAIATEATEYSKKSFQDAVTHFETLAGVKSFEAAFELQTSYVKAYFEGFVSETTKLSEMYADLAKSAYKPYEAPIAAAVVKTAKSVSAATPAAA; this comes from the coding sequence ATGTTCAACTTTGAAGACGCCAACAAGAAGAGCAAGGAAGCCGTCGACACGGCCCTGAAGACCTATACCGACACGTCCAAGGGCTTTCAGGCAATCGCCACCGAAGCCACTGAATATTCGAAGAAATCTTTTCAGGACGCGGTGACGCATTTCGAAACGCTGGCCGGCGTCAAGAGCTTCGAGGCCGCCTTCGAGCTGCAGACGAGCTACGTCAAGGCGTATTTTGAAGGCTTTGTCTCCGAGACGACGAAGCTCAGTGAGATGTATGCCGATCTCGCCAAATCAGCCTACAAGCCCTATGAGGCACCGATCGCCGCTGCGGTCGTCAAGACCGCAAAGTCGGTGTCGGCGGCGACGCCTGCTGCTGCTTGA
- a CDS encoding ATP-dependent Clp protease, ATP-binding subunit clpA (KEGG: rec:RHECIAT_CH0002000 ATP-dependent Clp protease protein, ATP-binding subunit~TIGRFAM: ATP-dependent Clp protease, ATP-binding subunit clpA~PFAM: ATPase AAA-2 domain protein; AAA ATPase central domain protein; ATPase associated with various cellular activities AAA_5; Clp domain protein~SMART: AAA ATPase) — protein sequence MPTFSPSLEKALHQALTFANERHHEYATLEHLLLALIDDADAAAVMGACNVDLDALRKTLVEYVDNELSNLITGYDEDSKPTSGFQRVIQRAVIHVQSSGREEVTGANVLVAIFAERESHAAYFLQEQEMTRYDAVNYISHGIGKRPGASDVRPPRGAEDEAESSKPTARGGEEEGGPKKQQDALKAYCVNLNEKAKGGKIDPLIGRHAEVSRTIQILCRRSKNNPLYVGDPGVGKTAIAEGLAKRIVEGKVPEALADATIFSLDMGTLLAGTRYRGDFEERLKQVVKELEEYPGAVLFIDEIHTVIGAGATSGGAMDASNLLKPALSSGAIRCIGSTTYKEYRQFFEKDRALVRRFQKIDVSEPSIEDAIEIMKGLKPYFEEYHHLRYSNDAIKSAVELSARYISDRKLPDKAIDVIDETGAAQMLLPPSKRRKLITEKEIEATVATMARIPPKTVSKDDEAVLANLEQELRSVVYGQDIAIEALSTSIKLARAGLREPNKPIGAYVFSGPTGVGKTEVAKQLASSLGVELLRFDMSEYMERHTVSRLLGAPPGYVGFDQGGLLTDGVDQHPHCVVLLDEIEKAHPDIYNILLQVMDHGTLTDHNGKKIDFRNVILIMTTNAGASEMAKAAIGFGSSKRTGEDEEALTRLFTPEFRNRLDAIIPFAALPTAVIHKVVQKFIMQLEAQLSERNVTFDLHEDAIAWLAEKGYDEKMGARPLARVIQDTIKKPLANEILFGKLKKGGVVNVTVGPKEDGKPGIVLEAISETAPIKPKPEAEVVHPEGDDGDDGELKTKAARKTRAKAVPQAEPEVRDAPKKGSAVPKVPRKK from the coding sequence GTGCCAACATTTTCGCCTAGTTTAGAGAAGGCGCTCCATCAGGCACTGACCTTTGCCAACGAGCGGCACCACGAATATGCGACGCTCGAGCATCTGCTGCTCGCCCTGATCGACGATGCCGATGCGGCCGCGGTCATGGGTGCCTGCAATGTCGATCTCGACGCGCTGCGCAAGACGCTCGTCGAATATGTCGACAACGAACTTTCCAACCTGATCACCGGTTATGACGAGGATTCGAAGCCGACCTCCGGCTTCCAGCGCGTCATCCAGCGTGCCGTCATCCACGTGCAATCGTCCGGCCGCGAAGAGGTGACCGGCGCCAACGTGCTCGTCGCGATCTTCGCCGAGCGCGAGAGCCATGCCGCCTATTTCCTGCAGGAGCAGGAAATGACCCGCTACGACGCCGTCAACTATATCTCCCACGGCATCGGCAAGCGGCCGGGCGCTTCGGATGTGCGTCCCCCGCGCGGTGCTGAGGACGAAGCCGAAAGCAGCAAGCCGACGGCGCGCGGCGGCGAGGAAGAAGGCGGCCCCAAGAAGCAGCAGGATGCGCTCAAGGCCTATTGCGTCAATCTCAACGAGAAGGCCAAGGGCGGCAAGATCGATCCGCTGATCGGCCGTCACGCCGAGGTCAGCCGCACGATCCAGATCCTGTGCCGCCGTTCGAAGAACAATCCGCTCTATGTCGGTGATCCCGGCGTCGGCAAGACGGCGATCGCCGAAGGCCTTGCCAAGCGCATCGTCGAAGGCAAGGTTCCCGAAGCGCTCGCCGATGCGACGATCTTCTCGCTCGACATGGGCACGCTGCTCGCCGGCACGCGCTATCGCGGCGACTTCGAGGAGCGCCTGAAGCAGGTCGTCAAGGAACTGGAAGAATATCCGGGCGCCGTGCTCTTCATCGACGAGATCCACACGGTGATCGGCGCCGGCGCCACCTCGGGCGGCGCGATGGATGCATCGAACCTCCTGAAGCCGGCCCTGTCATCGGGCGCGATTCGCTGCATCGGTTCGACCACCTACAAGGAATACCGCCAGTTCTTCGAGAAGGACCGGGCGCTGGTCCGTCGCTTCCAGAAGATCGACGTCAGCGAGCCGTCGATCGAGGATGCGATCGAGATCATGAAGGGCCTGAAGCCCTATTTCGAAGAGTATCACCACCTGCGTTATTCGAACGACGCCATCAAGTCGGCCGTCGAATTGTCGGCCCGCTACATCTCCGACCGCAAGCTGCCCGACAAGGCGATCGACGTGATCGACGAAACCGGTGCGGCCCAGATGCTGCTGCCGCCGTCCAAGCGCCGCAAGCTGATCACCGAAAAGGAGATCGAGGCAACGGTCGCCACGATGGCGCGCATTCCGCCGAAGACCGTCTCCAAGGACGACGAAGCCGTGCTCGCCAATCTCGAGCAGGAACTGCGTTCGGTGGTCTACGGCCAGGACATAGCCATCGAAGCCCTTTCGACCTCGATCAAGCTGGCGCGTGCGGGTCTTCGCGAGCCGAACAAGCCGATCGGCGCCTATGTCTTCTCCGGTCCGACCGGCGTCGGCAAGACCGAGGTGGCAAAGCAGCTGGCATCGTCGCTCGGCGTCGAACTGCTGCGCTTCGACATGTCGGAGTATATGGAGCGGCACACGGTTTCGCGTCTGCTCGGCGCACCTCCCGGCTATGTCGGCTTCGACCAGGGCGGTCTTCTGACTGATGGCGTCGACCAGCACCCGCATTGCGTGGTCCTGCTCGACGAAATCGAGAAGGCGCATCCCGACATCTACAATATCCTGCTGCAGGTCATGGACCACGGCACGCTGACCGACCACAACGGCAAGAAGATCGACTTCCGCAACGTCATCCTGATCATGACGACCAATGCGGGTGCGTCGGAAATGGCCAAGGCGGCGATCGGCTTCGGCTCGTCCAAACGCACCGGCGAGGACGAGGAGGCGCTGACCCGCCTGTTCACGCCGGAATTCCGCAACCGTCTCGACGCGATCATTCCTTTCGCGGCGTTGCCGACGGCCGTCATCCACAAGGTCGTGCAGAAGTTCATCATGCAGCTGGAGGCCCAGCTTTCCGAAAGGAACGTCACCTTCGACCTGCACGAGGATGCAATCGCCTGGCTGGCGGAAAAGGGTTACGACGAGAAGATGGGCGCCCGCCCGCTTGCTCGCGTCATTCAGGATACGATCAAGAAGCCGCTCGCCAACGAAATCCTCTTCGGCAAGCTGAAGAAGGGCGGCGTCGTCAACGTCACTGTCGGCCCGAAGGAAGACGGCAAGCCCGGCATCGTGCTCGAAGCCATTTCGGAAACGGCGCCGATCAAGCCGAAGCCCGAAGCCGAGGTCGTGCATCCCGAAGGCGATGATGGGGATGACGGCGAGCTGAAGACGAAGGCGGCCCGCAAGACCCGCGCCAAAGCAGTGCCGCAGGCCGAGCCTGAGGTTCGCGACGCCCCGAAGAAGGGAAGCGCGGTTCCGAAGGTTCCACGCAAGAAGTAA
- a CDS encoding conserved hypothetical protein (KEGG: rec:RHECIAT_CH0001997 hypothetical protein): MKPEEIKKLDAYFKRMFNPQMIVKARPRKDDSAEVYLGEEFLGVVYIDDEDGDRSYNFSMAILDVDL, from the coding sequence GTGAAGCCAGAAGAAATCAAGAAGCTCGACGCCTATTTCAAGCGCATGTTCAATCCGCAGATGATCGTCAAGGCGCGTCCGCGCAAGGATGATTCTGCGGAAGTCTATCTCGGCGAAGAATTTCTGGGTGTCGTCTATATCGATGACGAGGACGGCGACCGCTCCTACAACTTTTCGATGGCGATCCTCGACGTCGATCTCTGA
- a CDS encoding Stress responsive alpha-beta barrel domain protein (PFAM: Stress responsive alpha-beta barrel domain protein~KEGG: mlo:mll5499 hypothetical protein) yields the protein MIRHTVAFRLKHEAGSAEETSFLADALVLANIPSVRNFEQLRQTSPKNAFAFGFSMEFDDQAGYDTYNLHPLHVAFVRDRWVPEVADFLEIDYTRL from the coding sequence ATGATCCGCCATACTGTCGCATTCCGCCTGAAGCACGAAGCCGGCTCGGCTGAAGAAACGTCGTTCCTCGCCGACGCGCTGGTGCTTGCCAATATCCCGAGCGTGCGGAATTTCGAGCAGCTTCGGCAGACGAGTCCAAAGAATGCTTTTGCCTTCGGCTTTTCGATGGAATTCGACGATCAGGCTGGCTACGACACGTACAACCTCCATCCCCTGCATGTCGCCTTCGTGCGCGACCGCTGGGTGCCCGAGGTCGCCGATTTTCTCGAGATCGACTACACCAGGCTCTGA
- a CDS encoding Endoribonuclease L-PSP (PFAM: Endoribonuclease L-PSP~KEGG: ret:RHE_CH01911 putative translation initiation inhibitor protein), with product MSDEIAARLIEMGITLPEAAAPAANYVPYVISGNLLYISGQLPLEGGKVTVSGHLGKTVDVATGQRGAELCAINILAQAKAALGGELGRIRRVIKLNGFVASAPDFVEQHLVINGASNLIAGVLGEAGKHARAAVGMAALPLNAAVEIDAIMEIAE from the coding sequence ATGTCCGATGAAATTGCAGCGCGCCTGATTGAGATGGGGATAACCCTGCCCGAAGCTGCAGCACCTGCTGCAAATTACGTTCCCTATGTCATCAGCGGCAATCTTCTCTACATCTCCGGTCAGCTGCCGCTCGAAGGCGGCAAGGTCACTGTCTCGGGCCATCTCGGCAAGACCGTCGACGTAGCAACGGGCCAGCGCGGCGCCGAACTCTGCGCCATCAACATCCTTGCCCAGGCGAAGGCGGCACTTGGCGGCGAACTCGGCCGTATCCGGCGCGTCATCAAGCTGAACGGCTTCGTCGCCTCGGCGCCCGACTTCGTCGAGCAGCATCTCGTCATCAACGGCGCTTCGAACCTGATTGCCGGCGTGCTTGGCGAAGCCGGCAAACATGCGCGTGCCGCCGTTGGCATGGCGGCCCTGCCGCTGAATGCCGCCGTCGAGATAGACGCTATCATGGAAATCGCAGAATGA
- a CDS encoding Domain of unknown function DUF1849 (PFAM: Domain of unknown function DUF1849~KEGG: rec:RHECIAT_CH0002005 hypothetical protein) has translation MFRSSLVALLFASVSANAWAAAPAVSAAIATGLVAHRAVYDLELKDASDRSGIAAMYGRMVYEFDGSYCQGFTTNFRFVTQIDTGDSVRVSDQQTKTFENLKDGKFTFDTKSFTDEQLDKEVNGAAQDQPDGVKVDLKQPASRELQLLESRFPTEHMLDVIQHAKDGKRFFEARVFDGSDDGDKSLATTTIVGKQETPIAEEADAGNAGAFSKTAFWPVTIAYFNESAKSDALPVYRMSFKLYENGITRDLTMDYGDFVLTGKLAKLELLDRKAEVCK, from the coding sequence ATGTTCCGATCGAGTCTTGTCGCTCTGCTTTTCGCCAGCGTTTCCGCCAATGCATGGGCGGCTGCGCCCGCGGTTAGCGCTGCGATCGCGACCGGCCTCGTCGCCCATCGCGCGGTCTACGATCTGGAACTGAAGGACGCTTCGGACCGCTCCGGCATCGCCGCCATGTACGGTCGCATGGTCTATGAATTCGACGGCAGCTATTGCCAGGGCTTCACCACCAACTTCCGCTTCGTGACGCAGATCGACACCGGCGACAGCGTGCGTGTCAGCGACCAGCAGACGAAGACCTTCGAGAACCTGAAGGACGGCAAGTTCACCTTCGACACCAAATCCTTCACCGACGAGCAGCTCGATAAAGAGGTCAACGGTGCGGCTCAGGACCAGCCTGATGGTGTCAAGGTAGATCTCAAGCAGCCGGCGAGCCGCGAGCTGCAGCTTTTAGAAAGCCGCTTTCCCACGGAACATATGCTCGATGTGATCCAGCACGCCAAGGACGGCAAGCGCTTCTTCGAGGCGCGCGTCTTCGACGGTTCCGATGACGGTGACAAATCGCTGGCGACGACTACGATCGTCGGCAAGCAGGAGACACCGATCGCCGAGGAAGCCGATGCCGGCAATGCCGGCGCCTTCTCCAAGACGGCCTTCTGGCCGGTGACGATCGCCTATTTCAACGAGAGTGCGAAATCGGATGCTTTGCCGGTCTACCGCATGTCCTTCAAGCTCTATGAGAACGGCATCACCCGCGACCTGACGATGGATTACGGCGATTTCGTCCTGACCGGCAAGCTCGCCAAGCTGGAGTTGCTCGACCGCAAGGCCGAGGTTTGCAAGTAG
- a CDS encoding protein of unknown function DUF482 (PFAM: protein of unknown function DUF482~KEGG: ret:RHE_CH01909 hypothetical protein) has product MTDELSIRVERSFTAISPESWSRLSGASKTCATIAYNPFVSHAFLSSLEESGSADAETGWLGHHLLLETGRGELIGALPGYLKNHSQGEYVFDHGWADAFERAGGHYYPKLQCSIPFTPATGPRLLVAEGLQRLPIQSAIAEGLKEVVRRLGISSAHITFVPDEEIGVFEMDGYLHRTDQQFHFINYGYANHEEFLETLASRKRKALRKERRAALENGISIDWLTGRDLTERIWDQFFKFYMDTGGRKWGRPYLTRKFYSLIGERMADDILLVMAKRDGRYVAGAINFIGGDTLYGRHWGCIEDHPFLHFEVCYHQAIDFALSKGLKRVEAGAQGEHKLARGYLPVTTHSAHYVAHAGLRRAIGDYLARERADVEQMSELLTEHSPFRKGERLQED; this is encoded by the coding sequence ATGACTGATGAATTATCCATTCGCGTAGAACGCTCCTTCACCGCGATTTCCCCGGAGAGTTGGTCCAGGCTTTCCGGGGCATCGAAGACTTGTGCTACGATTGCCTACAACCCTTTCGTTTCGCACGCCTTTTTATCGTCTCTGGAGGAATCTGGCTCGGCCGACGCCGAGACCGGATGGCTCGGCCACCATCTGCTGCTCGAGACCGGGCGCGGCGAGTTGATCGGCGCCCTGCCCGGCTATCTCAAGAATCACAGCCAGGGCGAATATGTCTTCGACCATGGCTGGGCCGACGCCTTCGAGCGGGCCGGCGGGCATTATTACCCCAAACTTCAGTGCTCGATCCCGTTCACGCCGGCGACAGGCCCGCGGCTTCTTGTCGCCGAGGGGCTGCAGCGGCTGCCGATCCAGAGCGCGATCGCCGAAGGCCTGAAGGAGGTGGTGCGCCGGCTCGGCATCTCTTCGGCCCATATCACCTTCGTGCCGGACGAAGAGATCGGCGTCTTCGAGATGGACGGCTATCTGCACCGCACCGACCAGCAGTTCCATTTCATCAACTACGGCTATGCCAATCACGAGGAATTTCTCGAAACGCTTGCCTCGCGCAAACGCAAGGCGTTGCGCAAAGAGCGCCGCGCCGCACTCGAAAACGGTATCAGCATCGACTGGCTGACCGGCCGCGACCTGACGGAACGCATCTGGGACCAGTTCTTCAAGTTTTACATGGATACCGGCGGGCGCAAGTGGGGCCGGCCCTACCTCACCCGTAAGTTCTATTCGTTGATCGGCGAACGCATGGCCGACGACATCCTGCTCGTCATGGCCAAGCGCGACGGGCGCTATGTCGCCGGCGCGATCAACTTCATCGGTGGCGACACGCTCTACGGCCGTCACTGGGGCTGCATCGAGGATCATCCCTTCCTGCATTTCGAGGTCTGCTATCACCAGGCGATCGACTTCGCCCTTTCGAAAGGGTTGAAACGGGTCGAGGCTGGCGCGCAGGGCGAACACAAGCTTGCCCGCGGTTACCTGCCGGTGACGACGCATTCCGCCCATTATGTCGCGCATGCCGGCCTTCGCCGGGCGATCGGCGACTATCTCGCGCGCGAGCGCGCCGATGTCGAACAGATGAGCGAACTGCTGACGGAACACAGTCCTTTCCGCAAGGGTGAGCGCCTGCAGGAGGATTGA
- a CDS encoding histidine triad (HIT) protein (PFAM: histidine triad (HIT) protein~KEGG: ret:RHE_CH01908 HIT family hydrolase) produces MTSPAAYDDNNIFAKILRGEIPSHRVYEDEHTVAFMDVMPQAPGHVLVLPKAPSRNLLDADPATLTHAITVVQKIANAVKDVFEADGVFIAQFNEPAAGQTVFHLHFHVIPRHEGAALKPHSGKMEDGAVLAANAEKIRAALA; encoded by the coding sequence ATGACCAGCCCGGCCGCCTATGACGACAACAACATATTCGCCAAGATCCTCCGCGGCGAAATCCCCTCGCACCGGGTTTACGAGGACGAGCATACCGTCGCCTTCATGGATGTGATGCCGCAGGCGCCGGGCCATGTGCTCGTCCTTCCCAAGGCGCCGTCCCGCAATCTCCTCGATGCCGATCCAGCCACCCTCACCCACGCAATTACTGTCGTCCAGAAGATCGCCAATGCGGTGAAGGACGTCTTCGAAGCCGATGGCGTGTTCATCGCCCAGTTCAACGAGCCGGCCGCCGGGCAAACGGTGTTCCATCTGCATTTCCACGTCATCCCGCGGCATGAGGGCGCGGCGCTGAAGCCGCATTCCGGCAAGATGGAGGACGGTGCCGTGCTTGCCGCCAATGCCGAAAAGATCAGGGCCGCACTGGCGTAG
- a CDS encoding ATP-dependent Clp protease adaptor protein ClpS (PFAM: ATP-dependent Clp protease adaptor protein ClpS~KEGG: ret:RHE_CH01906 ATP-dependent Clp protease adaptor protein ClpS): protein MTMIAKPIRMQNDSERNGDNANRTSVITRTKPKTKKPNLYRVLLLNDDYTPMEFVIHILERFFQKDRESATRIMLHVHNHGVGECGIFTYEVAETKVSQVMDFARQHQHPLQCVMEKK from the coding sequence ATGACAATGATCGCAAAGCCGATCCGGATGCAGAACGACAGCGAAAGGAACGGGGACAACGCAAATCGAACCTCGGTCATCACGCGCACCAAGCCGAAGACCAAGAAGCCCAATCTTTATCGTGTGCTGCTTTTGAATGACGACTACACTCCCATGGAATTCGTCATTCATATTCTGGAGCGTTTTTTTCAGAAGGATCGTGAAAGTGCCACCCGCATCATGCTCCATGTCCATAACCACGGCGTCGGCGAATGCGGAATATTCACATACGAGGTAGCGGAAACGAAGGTCAGCCAGGTGATGGACTTCGCCCGGCAGCACCAGCATCCGCTGCAATGCGTCATGGAAAAGAAGTGA
- a CDS encoding serine O-acetyltransferase (KEGG: rec:RHECIAT_CH0001996 serine acetyltransferase protein~TIGRFAM: serine O-acetyltransferase~PFAM: serine acetyltransferase domain protein; transferase hexapeptide repeat containing protein) produces the protein MVAKTDIRAFDTGHPLKVMDPIWDSLREEARLAAERDPVLAAFLYSTVINYHSLEECVIHRICERLDHPDMQANLLRQTFEEMLLDWPDWSSILRVDIQAIYDRDPACLRFMEAVLYFKGFHALQTHRLAHWLLNRGRRDFALYLQSRSSSVFQTDINPAARIGKGIFLDHATGLVVGETAVIGDNVSILHGVTLGGTGKEGADRHPKIGSGVMIGAGAKILGNIEIGYCSRVAAGSVVLKAVPPKKTVAGVPAKVVGEAGCSEPSRNMDQVIGADI, from the coding sequence ATGGTCGCAAAGACTGACATTCGTGCTTTTGACACAGGCCATCCGCTGAAGGTGATGGATCCCATCTGGGACAGCCTGCGCGAGGAAGCCCGGCTCGCCGCCGAACGGGACCCGGTTCTCGCCGCCTTCCTCTATTCGACCGTGATCAACTACCATTCGCTCGAGGAATGCGTCATCCACCGCATCTGCGAACGTCTCGATCACCCCGACATGCAGGCGAACCTGCTTCGCCAGACTTTCGAGGAAATGCTCCTCGACTGGCCTGACTGGAGCTCCATCCTGCGCGTCGATATCCAGGCGATCTATGACCGCGATCCCGCATGCCTGCGCTTCATGGAAGCGGTGCTTTATTTCAAGGGCTTCCATGCGCTGCAGACACATCGTCTGGCCCATTGGCTGCTGAACCGCGGCCGGCGCGATTTTGCGCTCTATTTGCAGAGCCGCTCCTCCAGCGTCTTCCAGACCGACATCAATCCGGCCGCCCGTATCGGCAAGGGCATCTTCCTCGATCACGCCACCGGCCTCGTCGTCGGCGAGACGGCCGTCATCGGCGACAACGTCTCGATTCTGCACGGTGTCACACTCGGCGGCACCGGCAAGGAGGGTGCCGACCGCCATCCGAAGATCGGCTCCGGCGTCATGATCGGCGCCGGTGCGAAGATCCTCGGCAATATCGAGATCGGCTACTGCTCACGCGTCGCCGCCGGCTCCGTCGTCCTGAAGGCGGTGCCGCCCAAAAAGACAGTCGCGGGTGTGCCGGCCAAGGTCGTCGGCGAGGCCGGTTGTTCCGAGCCGTCGCGCAACATGGACCAGGTGATCGGCGCCGACATCTGA
- a CDS encoding glycerophosphoryl diester phosphodiesterase (PFAM: glycerophosphoryl diester phosphodiesterase~KEGG: rec:RHECIAT_CH0002003 probable glycerophosphoryl diester phosphodiesterase protein), whose amino-acid sequence MTNVGWIRDLPVAHRGYHDLNTQVWENTLSAFSRAVEAGFAIECDLHYASDGVPVIFHDEDLQRLCNLHGDIRERTSRELGLIAVGGTSDKVPTLRQLLDLVEGKVPLVLELKGREADDEGFAEAVLEVLEGYEGKVALMSFDHWLLRDLRALGSPYPLGLTADGNTPEAFKTHAKAMEIGLDFISYHYGDLPNPFITSEREKGIPIITWTVRDEEARRLTFANADQMTFEGFDPRVAA is encoded by the coding sequence ATGACCAATGTTGGCTGGATCAGGGACCTGCCGGTTGCCCATCGCGGCTATCACGACCTCAACACGCAGGTCTGGGAAAACACGCTTTCGGCTTTCTCGCGCGCCGTCGAAGCGGGCTTTGCGATCGAATGCGACCTGCATTACGCCTCCGACGGCGTGCCGGTCATATTTCACGACGAGGATCTGCAGCGCCTGTGCAACCTCCACGGCGACATCCGCGAGCGCACCTCTCGGGAACTCGGACTGATCGCCGTTGGCGGCACCAGCGACAAGGTGCCGACGTTGCGCCAACTCCTCGACCTCGTCGAGGGCAAGGTGCCGCTGGTGCTGGAGCTCAAGGGGCGCGAGGCCGACGACGAAGGTTTCGCCGAAGCTGTTCTCGAGGTGCTCGAAGGCTATGAGGGCAAGGTGGCGCTGATGAGTTTTGACCACTGGCTGCTGCGCGATCTGAGGGCGCTTGGCTCACCCTACCCGCTCGGGCTGACGGCCGACGGCAACACGCCGGAGGCGTTCAAGACACATGCGAAGGCGATGGAGATCGGTCTCGATTTCATCTCTTATCACTATGGCGACCTGCCGAACCCCTTTATCACCAGCGAACGCGAAAAGGGCATTCCTATCATCACCTGGACGGTGCGTGACGAAGAGGCGCGCCGGCTTACATTCGCAAACGCAGACCAGATGACCTTCGAAGGCTTCGATCCGCGTGTGGCTGCTTGA
- a CDS encoding ribosomal protein S2 (TIGRFAM: ribosomal protein S2~PFAM: ribosomal protein S2~KEGG: ret:RHE_CH01913 30S ribosomal protein S2) produces the protein MALPDFSMRQLLEAGVHFGHQTHRWNPKMKPYIFGDRNNIHIIDLAQTVPMLSRALQVVSDTVARGGRVLFVGTKRQASEIIADSAKRSAQYYVNSRWLGGMMTNWKTISNSIQRLRKLDEILNGEAQGFTKKERLNLEREREKLDKALGGIRDMGGTPDLMFIIDTNKEKIAIDEAKRLGIPVVAIIDSNCDPDLIDYPIPGNDDASRAIALYCELISRAAIDGIARQQGSSGRDLGASSEVPVEPALEEAAEG, from the coding sequence ATGGCATTGCCTGATTTTTCTATGCGTCAGCTTCTTGAAGCAGGCGTCCACTTCGGCCACCAGACGCATCGCTGGAACCCGAAGATGAAGCCGTACATCTTCGGCGATCGCAACAACATTCACATCATCGATCTGGCCCAGACCGTTCCGATGCTGTCGCGCGCCCTTCAGGTCGTCAGCGACACCGTTGCCCGCGGCGGCCGTGTTCTCTTCGTCGGCACCAAGCGCCAGGCGTCTGAGATCATTGCCGACAGCGCCAAGCGCTCGGCCCAGTACTACGTCAACTCGCGCTGGCTCGGCGGCATGATGACGAACTGGAAGACCATCTCCAACTCGATCCAGCGTCTGCGCAAGCTCGACGAGATCCTGAACGGCGAAGCCCAGGGCTTCACCAAGAAGGAACGCCTGAACCTCGAGCGCGAACGTGAGAAGCTGGACAAGGCTCTTGGCGGTATCCGCGATATGGGCGGCACGCCCGACCTGATGTTCATCATCGACACCAACAAGGAAAAGATCGCGATCGACGAAGCCAAGCGCCTCGGCATCCCGGTTGTCGCCATCATCGATTCGAACTGCGATCCGGACCTGATCGACTATCCGATCCCGGGTAACGACGACGCATCGCGCGCCATCGCTCTTTACTGCGAGCTTATCTCCCGCGCCGCCATCGACGGCATCGCGCGTCAGCAGGGCTCTTCCGGCCGCGATCTCGGCGCATCCTCCGAAGTTCCGGTCGAGCCGGCTCTCGAGGAAGCAGCCGAAGGCTGA